One Micromonospora eburnea genomic region harbors:
- a CDS encoding glycosyltransferase family 4 protein, translated as MRIAMVHSSFAVRGGAEQYVRDLSRALAARGHEVRIFSRASANGQPDDQPVGTRLSDRLGRRPRLLRKVFGHLGDLIDPTGLRVRDLRSFAPDVVHVHNWQGIGVLPVARLARAYPTCHTVHDYAMCDPNNALANRGRTYLGDRLLRVRSAWLVRRLRRVTLLWPAQRTRDIVRNHVPGEARLIGRIVPLAVYTAGERPVEWPPGDPKVFLFLGALTEHKGIDLLLDAWRDVAATTDATLLIAGDGACRAAVEEAADTLPGLRYLGYLDGPGKEAALRRAGWLVLPSQWAENYPISCCEALMAGRPIISSRMARPPMASDGSVRTFDDRAGLTSVLRRAATLPDHEYRAAASSSAYDGRQLDWDRHVDAILDSYEAIRTRTDLPGLLHGEVTTR; from the coding sequence GTGCGTATCGCCATGGTGCACTCCTCCTTCGCCGTTCGGGGCGGTGCGGAACAGTACGTTCGCGACCTGTCCCGGGCGCTGGCCGCCCGGGGGCACGAGGTCCGGATCTTCAGCCGGGCGTCCGCCAACGGGCAGCCGGACGACCAGCCGGTCGGGACCCGACTCTCCGATCGGCTGGGACGACGTCCGCGGCTGCTGCGGAAGGTGTTCGGCCACCTGGGCGACCTGATCGACCCCACCGGTCTGCGGGTCCGTGACCTGCGCTCCTTCGCCCCCGACGTGGTGCACGTGCACAACTGGCAGGGGATCGGGGTGCTACCCGTCGCACGCCTGGCCCGCGCGTATCCGACCTGCCACACCGTCCACGACTATGCGATGTGCGACCCGAACAACGCCCTGGCCAACCGTGGCCGGACCTATCTCGGGGACCGGTTGCTGCGGGTCCGCTCGGCCTGGCTGGTGCGGCGGCTGCGACGGGTCACCCTGCTCTGGCCCGCGCAGCGCACCCGGGACATCGTGCGGAACCACGTGCCCGGCGAGGCCCGGCTCATCGGCCGGATCGTGCCACTGGCCGTTTACACCGCCGGCGAGCGGCCGGTGGAGTGGCCGCCTGGAGATCCGAAGGTCTTCCTGTTCCTCGGCGCGCTCACCGAGCACAAGGGCATCGACCTGCTGCTCGACGCCTGGCGGGACGTCGCGGCCACGACCGATGCCACCTTGCTGATCGCCGGGGACGGCGCGTGCCGCGCCGCCGTCGAGGAGGCGGCCGATACCCTGCCGGGCCTGCGTTACCTCGGCTACCTCGACGGGCCGGGGAAGGAGGCGGCCCTGCGGCGTGCCGGCTGGCTCGTCCTGCCCAGCCAGTGGGCGGAGAACTACCCGATCTCATGCTGCGAGGCGCTGATGGCCGGGCGCCCGATCATCTCCAGCCGGATGGCCCGGCCACCGATGGCGTCCGACGGGTCCGTCCGCACGTTCGACGACCGGGCGGGGCTGACCAGCGTGCTGCGTCGGGCTGCGACACTGCCGGACCACGAGTACCGCGCCGCGGCTTCCTCCTCCGCCTACGACGGTCGCCAGCTCGACTGGGACCGCCACGTCGATGCGATCCTTGACAGCTATGAGGCGATCCGGACCCGCACCGACCTGCCCGGCCTTCTCCACGGCGAGGTGACCACCCGATGA
- a CDS encoding glycosyltransferase, with protein MSRASRPPASVVVDCSGVGAGGITRVLTELVRHWPAAWRLRIVAAPSSWDVPSEHAAALEIVSRQQGGRAGTIASAAAALWRATGRAPDGAGVVLSLSPSAAMLGSRLPVVTVLHDLAFKLWPHDLPSTVRQYRRASYAAAIRRSERLLCVSARTQHDLLGLYGVPPERARIWHPGSDLTVLPGGLPEPLARIRQRGERYLLVAGHAAHKGVELAVDALPELPEYALVVLTGGQPVDRFREVAERSTARDRILMLERLPDAGYAAALADAAVFLMPSHFEGYGLPAAEALRVGTPTVVSPDPALHEATGGRAVRMTSWSARSLVAAVRAAEQAPRPAVGQGGRSWQEATADLVALLDGASSDDRRPVPAGAGG; from the coding sequence ATGAGTCGAGCTAGCCGGCCACCGGCGAGTGTCGTCGTCGACTGCAGCGGAGTCGGCGCCGGTGGGATCACCCGGGTGCTCACCGAACTGGTCCGGCACTGGCCGGCCGCCTGGCGGCTGCGGATCGTCGCGGCCCCGTCCTCCTGGGACGTCCCGTCCGAACACGCCGCTGCCCTCGAGATCGTCAGCCGACAGCAGGGCGGCCGGGCCGGGACGATCGCCTCCGCCGCGGCAGCGCTGTGGCGAGCCACCGGGCGTGCCCCGGACGGGGCAGGCGTGGTGCTGTCGCTGAGCCCCTCCGCCGCGATGCTGGGCAGCCGGCTCCCGGTCGTCACCGTGCTGCACGACCTCGCGTTCAAACTCTGGCCCCACGACCTGCCCAGCACCGTACGCCAGTACCGGCGGGCCAGCTACGCCGCCGCGATCCGCCGGTCCGAGCGCCTGCTCTGCGTGAGCGCGCGTACCCAGCACGACCTGCTGGGGCTGTACGGCGTGCCACCTGAGCGCGCGCGGATCTGGCACCCGGGCAGCGACCTGACCGTCCTCCCCGGCGGGCTGCCCGAGCCGCTCGCCCGGATCAGGCAGCGCGGCGAGCGGTACCTCCTCGTCGCCGGCCACGCGGCGCACAAGGGCGTCGAACTGGCGGTGGATGCGCTACCCGAGCTGCCCGAGTACGCACTGGTGGTGCTGACCGGCGGGCAGCCGGTCGACCGGTTCCGGGAGGTGGCGGAGAGATCGACGGCGAGAGACCGGATCCTCATGCTGGAGCGGCTCCCGGACGCCGGGTACGCCGCCGCGCTGGCCGACGCCGCCGTCTTCCTCATGCCCAGTCACTTCGAGGGCTACGGTCTGCCGGCGGCGGAGGCGTTGCGGGTGGGCACGCCGACGGTCGTCTCGCCCGACCCCGCGCTGCACGAGGCCACCGGTGGCCGGGCCGTGCGGATGACCTCCTGGTCGGCCCGGTCCCTCGTGGCGGCCGTACGCGCGGCCGAGCAGGCACCGCGTCCGGCCGTCGGCCAGGGAGGCCGGTCCTGGCAGGAGGCGACGGCCGATCTGGTCGCGCTGCTCGACGGAGCGTCGTCCGACGACCGGCGGCCCGTGCCGGCCGGCGCCGGAGGATAG
- the cbiQ gene encoding cobalt ECF transporter T component CbiQ encodes MGAGHAHVLYRESTSPVHRLAPEVKIAAMVLFTVAVVATPREAYWAFAGYALLVAAVAALARVGPGWLLSRALIELPFVLFAFVLPFLGTGERVEVAGLSLSVDGLHGAWNILAKGTLGVLASLLLAATTTTRDLIVGLDRLRCPQVLTQIATFMLRYLEVLVGEARRMRVARVSRGDDPRFLWQLRGFAEGVGALFLRAFERGERVYLAMVSRGYTGRMPAVWQGAGAATAGQWAAAATVPLAAAAIAAVAVVLT; translated from the coding sequence ATGGGTGCCGGGCACGCGCACGTGCTCTACCGCGAGTCCACCTCCCCGGTGCACCGCCTCGCGCCCGAGGTGAAGATCGCCGCGATGGTGCTCTTCACCGTCGCGGTGGTCGCCACGCCCCGGGAGGCGTACTGGGCCTTCGCCGGGTACGCCCTGCTGGTCGCCGCCGTGGCGGCGCTGGCCCGGGTCGGACCCGGCTGGCTGCTCAGCCGGGCGCTGATCGAGCTGCCGTTCGTGCTCTTCGCGTTCGTGCTGCCGTTCCTCGGCACCGGGGAGCGGGTCGAGGTGGCCGGGTTGAGCCTGTCCGTGGACGGCCTGCACGGTGCGTGGAACATCCTGGCCAAGGGCACCCTCGGCGTACTGGCGTCGCTCCTGCTGGCGGCGACCACGACGACGCGGGACCTGATCGTCGGCCTGGACCGGCTGCGCTGCCCACAGGTGCTCACCCAGATCGCCACCTTCATGCTGCGCTACCTGGAGGTGCTGGTGGGCGAGGCCCGGCGGATGCGGGTGGCCCGGGTGTCCCGGGGCGACGACCCCCGTTTCCTGTGGCAGTTGCGCGGCTTCGCCGAGGGCGTGGGCGCGCTCTTCCTGCGCGCCTTCGAGCGTGGCGAGCGGGTCTACCTGGCGATGGTCTCCCGCGGCTACACCGGGCGGATGCCGGCGGTCTGGCAGGGCGCGGGCGCGGCCACCGCCGGGCAGTGGGCGGCCGCCGCGACCGTGCCGTTGGCCGCGGCCGCCATCGCCGCCGTCGCGGTCGTCCTGACATGA
- a CDS encoding PDGLE domain-containing protein, with protein MSKRPWPFVLGGLLIALLLAGVVSNYASPHPDGLDSSLLKGCTVNADDEITGGSCPAQQAKEHELGDSPLADYGVRGVTNDFLSTGLSGVIGVLLTFALGGGLFWLARRRGTGPAAADGATVPAGEAPGTARANSAG; from the coding sequence ATGAGCAAGCGTCCCTGGCCCTTCGTCCTCGGCGGCCTGCTGATCGCCCTGCTGCTCGCCGGCGTGGTCAGCAACTACGCCTCGCCGCACCCCGACGGGCTGGACTCGTCCCTGCTGAAGGGCTGCACGGTGAACGCCGATGACGAGATCACCGGCGGCAGCTGCCCGGCGCAGCAGGCCAAGGAGCACGAGTTGGGTGACAGCCCCCTGGCCGACTACGGCGTCCGCGGGGTGACGAACGACTTTCTCTCCACCGGCCTCTCCGGCGTGATCGGCGTGCTGCTCACCTTCGCCCTGGGCGGTGGCCTGTTCTGGCTGGCCCGCCGCCGCGGCACCGGGCCGGCCGCCGCCGACGGCGCGACGGTCCCTGCCGGCGAGGCGCCCGGCACCGCCCGCGCCAACTCGGCCGGCTGA
- a CDS encoding energy-coupling factor ABC transporter permease — protein METLAMHISNGIIDGPVAAIFAVLALAVLTFCVLRGRRDLDDRLAPMAGLVAAFIFAVQMLNFPIVTAGVSGHLLGGALAALLVGPWVGALCVAVVLVVQALVFGDGGVAMLGLNITNMAVLGTAVGYLLVALLLRVLPRTSGGLAVTAFVSALVSVLVASQGFVLEYWLGGTTNLGGNLTGLAGTVAGFHLLIGIGEGLITATTVVTVAKVRPDLVYALRALKPATPAPAVPVAGGAR, from the coding sequence GTGGAAACCCTGGCGATGCACATCTCGAACGGGATCATCGACGGTCCCGTGGCCGCGATCTTCGCGGTGCTCGCGCTCGCCGTGCTCACCTTCTGTGTGCTGCGCGGGCGCCGGGACCTCGACGACCGGCTGGCACCGATGGCCGGTCTGGTGGCCGCGTTCATCTTCGCCGTGCAGATGCTCAACTTCCCGATCGTCACCGCCGGCGTCAGCGGCCACCTGCTCGGTGGCGCCCTCGCCGCGCTGCTGGTCGGCCCGTGGGTCGGCGCGCTCTGTGTCGCCGTGGTCCTGGTCGTGCAGGCCCTGGTCTTCGGCGACGGCGGGGTGGCCATGCTCGGCCTCAACATCACCAACATGGCCGTGCTCGGCACCGCCGTCGGCTATCTGCTGGTCGCGCTGCTGCTGCGGGTGCTGCCGCGTACCTCGGGCGGCCTCGCCGTGACCGCCTTCGTCTCCGCGCTGGTCAGCGTGCTGGTCGCCAGCCAGGGCTTCGTCCTGGAGTACTGGCTGGGCGGCACCACCAACCTGGGTGGCAACCTGACCGGGCTGGCCGGCACGGTGGCCGGGTTCCACCTGCTGATCGGCATCGGCGAGGGCCTGATCACCGCGACCACCGTGGTCACCGTCGCCAAGGTCCGCCCCGACCTGGTTTACGCGCTGCGCGCCCTGAAGCCGGCCACGCCGGCTCCCGCCGTACCGGTCGCCGGAGGTGCCCGATGA
- a CDS encoding glycosyl hydrolase family 28-related protein: MAHEDAADERRFGGVSRRAALLRGGAITAGVGSTVLVGAAARNLFSDGGGGSVIDVKEHGAVGDGKTDDTRSLQKAIDAARGTGGIVFFPPGTYVTRTLTLYSRVHLRGSGGDATTLKLRAGANSAVIESDGYAKLAGTRSDDGITLFSVRDLAVDGNKQQNPHGGYGLRIYGYGYELTEVIVFNCRNDGVVSEWGPTAALPTGQQMESRLSAVRSRENDGHGFHFTGPHDSLFLNCLASQNGGAGFRLAGESHGTFLVNCHAWGLRQDLSFDLAAPALGCVNCYADLNGGVGVRISRNDCRWMSGFVLGYNHPQEIGVQFSPATQADEPAGCVVDTRIVNCGTAAVDFGGDRGASIVRASVWQPGAADEQGRHIPGSGRGWMGKPARTTQVEIIQELGNPEKNLVVSPAFDLRTQATPSPPDDGSVRVFAREANGKTQLCALFPNGAVRVISAEP, encoded by the coding sequence ATGGCCCACGAGGATGCCGCCGACGAACGGAGATTCGGGGGAGTCTCGCGGCGGGCGGCGCTGCTGCGCGGTGGGGCCATCACCGCCGGAGTGGGCTCCACGGTCCTGGTCGGTGCGGCCGCCAGAAACCTTTTCTCGGACGGAGGCGGCGGATCCGTCATCGACGTCAAGGAACACGGCGCGGTCGGGGACGGCAAGACCGACGACACCAGGTCCCTCCAGAAGGCCATCGACGCCGCGCGCGGGACCGGCGGCATCGTCTTCTTCCCACCGGGCACGTACGTCACCCGCACGCTGACCCTCTACTCGCGGGTCCACCTCAGAGGTTCCGGCGGGGACGCGACGACGCTCAAGCTGCGCGCGGGCGCGAACTCGGCGGTCATCGAATCGGACGGCTACGCCAAGCTGGCCGGCACCCGCTCGGACGACGGCATCACCCTGTTCAGTGTGCGTGACCTCGCCGTGGACGGGAACAAGCAGCAGAACCCGCACGGCGGGTACGGCCTCCGGATCTACGGCTACGGCTACGAGCTGACCGAGGTGATCGTCTTCAACTGTCGCAATGACGGGGTCGTCAGCGAATGGGGACCGACCGCCGCGCTGCCGACCGGCCAGCAGATGGAGTCACGCCTGTCGGCGGTGCGCTCACGCGAGAACGACGGGCACGGTTTTCACTTCACCGGTCCGCACGACTCCCTGTTCCTCAACTGCCTGGCCTCGCAGAACGGCGGAGCCGGGTTCCGGCTCGCCGGGGAGTCCCACGGGACGTTCCTGGTGAACTGCCACGCCTGGGGACTCCGCCAGGACCTCTCGTTCGACCTCGCCGCCCCGGCCCTCGGTTGCGTCAACTGCTACGCCGACCTCAACGGCGGCGTCGGGGTGCGCATCTCCCGCAACGACTGCCGCTGGATGTCCGGCTTCGTGCTGGGTTACAACCACCCGCAGGAAATCGGGGTGCAGTTCTCCCCCGCTACCCAGGCCGACGAGCCGGCCGGCTGTGTCGTGGACACCCGGATCGTGAACTGCGGCACCGCGGCCGTCGACTTCGGCGGCGACCGTGGCGCCTCCATCGTCCGGGCCAGCGTCTGGCAGCCCGGCGCGGCGGACGAACAAGGACGGCACATCCCCGGATCCGGTCGCGGCTGGATGGGCAAGCCCGCCCGTACGACCCAGGTCGAGATCATCCAGGAGTTGGGGAATCCGGAGAAGAACCTCGTCGTCAGCCCCGCCTTCGACCTGCGCACGCAGGCCACCCCGTCGCCACCGGACGACGGGAGCGTTCGGGTGTTCGCCCGCGAGGCGAACGGCAAGACGCAGCTGTGCGCCCTGTTCCCGAACGGCGCGGTACGGGTGATCAGCGCCGAGCCGTGA
- a CDS encoding glycosyltransferase: MVHEWFGATGGAESTFLTMADLVPHAQRFVLWADRDVPVDRLRLRQSWMARTPLTRSKALALPFMPLVWRRWDGGPVDVVISSSHAFAHTARFGPPERTRHLSYVHSPARYVWSPGLDSRGKNPLLALPRRALQAVDVRLSRHVHAYAANSREVQQRIRRFWNRDAVVIHPPVDVDFFAAAPPPERAQPREYLLGVGRWVPYKNFDLMMETAAEAGLPLIIAGSGPEESRLRRAAERVSAQVTFERRPTRERLRELYWGAQALLFPTHEDFGIVPVEAQACGTPVIGLRGGGLLETVRDGETGHLVESMQPRAYAAAVRRVADLRADRIQHHAEEFSRARFAARMSEWIAHESS; encoded by the coding sequence ATGGTCCACGAGTGGTTCGGGGCCACGGGCGGGGCGGAGAGCACTTTCCTCACCATGGCCGATCTGGTCCCGCACGCGCAACGCTTCGTGCTCTGGGCGGACCGGGACGTCCCGGTGGACCGGCTCCGGTTGCGACAGTCCTGGATGGCCAGAACGCCGTTGACCCGTAGCAAGGCGCTCGCCCTGCCGTTCATGCCGTTGGTCTGGCGCAGGTGGGACGGCGGCCCCGTCGACGTCGTCATCTCCTCCAGCCACGCGTTCGCGCACACCGCCAGGTTCGGTCCGCCGGAACGGACGCGACACCTCAGCTACGTCCACTCGCCCGCCCGCTACGTCTGGAGCCCGGGCCTGGACTCGCGGGGCAAGAACCCGCTGCTCGCCCTCCCCCGACGAGCGCTCCAGGCCGTCGACGTCAGGCTGAGCCGGCACGTGCACGCCTACGCGGCAAACTCGCGCGAGGTCCAGCAGCGGATCCGACGGTTCTGGAACCGCGACGCCGTGGTCATCCACCCGCCGGTGGACGTGGACTTCTTCGCCGCGGCACCGCCCCCCGAGCGCGCCCAGCCGCGCGAGTATCTGCTGGGCGTCGGGCGGTGGGTGCCCTACAAGAACTTCGACCTGATGATGGAGACCGCCGCCGAGGCCGGGCTTCCGCTGATCATCGCGGGCTCCGGGCCGGAGGAGAGCCGGCTGCGGCGGGCCGCCGAGCGGGTCTCGGCACAGGTGACGTTCGAACGGCGGCCGACCCGGGAGCGACTGCGCGAGCTCTACTGGGGTGCACAGGCATTGCTGTTCCCCACCCACGAGGACTTCGGCATCGTGCCCGTCGAGGCCCAGGCCTGCGGCACCCCGGTGATCGGCCTGCGCGGCGGTGGCCTCCTCGAGACCGTCCGCGACGGCGAGACCGGTCACCTGGTCGAGTCGATGCAGCCCAGGGCGTACGCCGCCGCCGTACGGCGCGTCGCGGACCTCCGGGCCGACCGGATCCAGCACCACGCCGAGGAATTTTCCCGGGCCAGGTTCGCGGCACGCATGTCGGAGTGGATCGCGCATGAGTCGAGCTAG
- the bcp gene encoding thioredoxin-dependent thiol peroxidase → MTDRLSPGDPAPEFTLPTDSDGTISLADLRGRKVILYAYPAAMTPGCTKQACDFRDSLASLQAAGYEVVGISPDKPAKLAKFRDRDGITFPLVADTDKTVLTAYGAYGEKQMYGRTVTGVIRSTFVIDEDGKIERALYNVRATGHVAKLRRDLGLD, encoded by the coding sequence ATGACCGACCGCCTCAGCCCCGGTGACCCCGCCCCCGAGTTCACCCTCCCGACCGACAGCGACGGGACGATCTCCCTGGCCGACCTGCGCGGCCGCAAGGTCATCCTGTACGCGTACCCGGCCGCCATGACGCCCGGCTGCACCAAGCAGGCCTGCGACTTCCGCGACTCGCTCGCCTCGCTCCAGGCCGCCGGGTACGAGGTGGTGGGCATCTCCCCCGACAAGCCCGCCAAGCTGGCCAAGTTCCGCGACCGGGACGGCATCACCTTCCCGCTGGTCGCCGACACCGACAAGACGGTGCTGACCGCGTACGGCGCGTACGGCGAGAAGCAGATGTACGGCCGGACGGTGACCGGGGTGATCCGCTCCACCTTCGTCATCGACGAGGACGGGAAGATCGAACGGGCGCTCTACAACGTCCGGGCCACCGGGCACGTCGCCAAGCTGCGCCGCGACCTCGGCCTGGACTGA
- a CDS encoding GNAT family N-acetyltransferase: MNLRFVLDPVLSSELREQIVSLWVDVTNAGGAVGFVAPVTSAEVRPVAEETFAGVVDGPDRLLAGYEGDRLVAFLVIADNRFNLQAHWRVLKRVMVQPDTQGRGYGAALMREAERIGRELGLEALQVTVRDGQGLGAFYGRLGYREVGRLPAALRLPSGDDRDEVFMWLDLKGRAAA, translated from the coding sequence GTGAACCTGCGCTTCGTACTCGACCCCGTGCTCAGCTCTGAGCTGCGCGAACAGATCGTCTCCCTGTGGGTGGACGTCACCAACGCCGGCGGCGCGGTCGGCTTCGTCGCCCCGGTCACCTCGGCCGAGGTCCGGCCCGTCGCCGAGGAGACCTTCGCGGGCGTCGTCGACGGACCGGACCGGCTGCTGGCGGGCTACGAGGGGGACCGCCTCGTAGCCTTCCTGGTCATCGCCGACAACCGGTTCAACCTGCAGGCACACTGGCGGGTGCTCAAGCGGGTGATGGTCCAGCCGGACACCCAGGGCCGCGGCTACGGGGCGGCGCTGATGCGCGAGGCCGAGCGGATCGGCCGCGAGCTGGGCCTGGAGGCGTTGCAGGTGACGGTCCGGGACGGCCAGGGCCTGGGCGCGTTCTACGGCCGGCTCGGCTACCGGGAGGTCGGGCGGCTGCCCGCCGCGCTGCGCCTGCCTTCCGGCGACGACCGGGACGAGGTCTTCATGTGGCTCGACCTGAAGGGCCGCGCCGCGGCCTGA
- a CDS encoding energy-coupling factor ABC transporter ATP-binding protein encodes MIGDVPTPASLDVRGVRYAYPDGHVALHGVDLSVPRGDRVALLGPNGAGKTTLVLHLNGILTPTEGTVSVGGLTVSRDRTTLAEIRRRVGIVFQDPDDQLFLPTVAEDVAFGPANLGLRGAELAARVDEALAAVGMSEHRDRAPHHLSFGQRRRVAVATVLAMHPEILVLDEPSSNLDPAARRELAEILRALPVTLLMVTHDLPYAAELCDRSVILDAGRVVADAPTVDILTDQELLATHRLELPYAFDPRTAARLS; translated from the coding sequence ATGATCGGGGATGTGCCCACACCTGCCTCCCTGGACGTACGCGGCGTCCGGTACGCGTACCCGGACGGTCACGTCGCCCTGCACGGGGTGGACCTGAGCGTGCCGCGCGGCGACCGGGTCGCCCTGCTCGGGCCGAACGGCGCGGGCAAGACCACCCTGGTGCTGCACCTCAACGGCATCCTCACCCCGACCGAGGGCACGGTCAGCGTCGGCGGCCTGACGGTCAGCCGGGACCGGACCACCCTCGCCGAGATCCGGCGCCGGGTGGGCATCGTCTTCCAGGACCCGGACGACCAGCTCTTCCTGCCCACCGTGGCCGAGGACGTCGCGTTCGGGCCGGCCAACCTGGGGCTGCGCGGGGCGGAGCTGGCCGCCCGGGTCGACGAGGCCCTGGCCGCCGTGGGGATGAGCGAGCACCGGGACCGGGCGCCCCACCATCTCTCCTTCGGCCAGCGCCGCCGGGTGGCGGTGGCCACCGTGCTCGCCATGCACCCGGAGATCCTGGTCCTGGACGAGCCGTCGTCCAACCTCGACCCGGCGGCCCGGCGGGAGCTGGCCGAGATCCTGCGCGCCCTGCCGGTGACCCTGCTGATGGTCACCCACGACCTGCCGTACGCGGCGGAGCTCTGCGACCGGTCGGTGATCCTGGACGCCGGCCGGGTGGTCGCCGACGCACCCACCGTGGACATCCTCACCGACCAGGAACTGCTGGCGACGCACCGCCTGGAACTCCCCTACGCCTTCGATCCCCGCACCGCCGCCCGCCTCTCCTGA
- a CDS encoding LCP family protein produces MSDRQQIAEPGAERTEPLSSTVDDVAPVPRRRRRGRRIALIVLLVLALIGVGGAGAAAFYLRSVESNIERVDAFTDVPEQARPPVVVKDALNIMILGSDSRDPENTGGSRSDTIILAHLPQDRSSAQLISIPRDTWLHVPRSKNGQHGNRDAKINAAFAWGGVPLMVQTVESFTGVRIDHVAMVDFAGFKEIVEALGGIEIDVEKSFTSTHSLNPDSRRTFRQGRQTLDGAAALDYARERYAFADGDFARIRHQQQVIKAILDKAASGGTLSNPAKLNAFVKATSNAVSVDKSLSILDFATELRHLRSGNLSFFTCPTKGTGRVGDQSVVFADKAKAKVLFDAVRRDSVADVLQAGQ; encoded by the coding sequence ATGTCGGATCGCCAGCAGATCGCCGAGCCGGGAGCAGAGCGGACAGAGCCCTTGTCGTCCACCGTGGACGACGTCGCCCCGGTGCCACGGCGCCGTCGCCGGGGGCGCCGGATCGCCCTGATCGTGCTGCTGGTGCTTGCCCTGATCGGTGTCGGTGGCGCCGGCGCGGCGGCCTTCTACCTGCGCTCGGTGGAGTCCAACATCGAGCGGGTGGACGCCTTCACGGACGTGCCCGAGCAGGCCCGTCCGCCGGTGGTGGTCAAGGACGCGCTGAACATCATGATCCTGGGCAGCGACTCCCGTGACCCGGAGAACACCGGGGGTTCCCGCAGTGACACGATCATCCTGGCCCATCTGCCGCAGGACCGGTCGAGCGCGCAGCTGATCTCGATTCCGCGCGACACCTGGCTACACGTGCCGCGCTCGAAGAACGGCCAGCACGGCAACCGGGACGCCAAGATCAATGCGGCGTTCGCGTGGGGCGGCGTGCCGCTGATGGTGCAGACAGTGGAGAGCTTCACCGGGGTCCGGATCGACCACGTGGCGATGGTGGACTTCGCCGGCTTCAAGGAGATCGTCGAGGCCCTCGGCGGTATCGAGATCGACGTCGAAAAGAGCTTCACCTCGACCCACTCGCTCAACCCGGACAGCAGGCGGACCTTCCGTCAGGGGCGGCAGACCCTCGACGGGGCCGCCGCGCTGGACTACGCCCGGGAGCGGTACGCCTTCGCCGACGGGGACTTCGCCCGGATCCGGCACCAGCAGCAGGTGATCAAGGCGATCCTCGACAAGGCCGCATCCGGTGGCACGCTGTCGAACCCGGCGAAGCTCAACGCCTTCGTCAAGGCGACCAGCAACGCGGTGTCCGTGGACAAGTCGCTGTCCATCCTGGACTTCGCCACCGAACTGCGGCACCTACGCAGCGGCAACCTGAGCTTCTTCACCTGCCCGACGAAGGGCACCGGCCGGGTCGGCGACCAGAGTGTCGTCTTCGCCGACAAGGCCAAGGCGAAGGTACTCTTCGACGCCGTACGCCGCGACTCGGTCGCCGACGTGCTTCAGGCCGGCCAGTAA